A genomic segment from Candidatus Brocadia sinica JPN1 encodes:
- a CDS encoding EAL domain-containing protein: protein MFYLRSIKTKFCLFIALLILLPMGLFVGVAIHIHRSNLSQVEKMNSFLLTTTLMNEWKEKTYSMAALLAKEFAQPIFELDIHEMKYLAKLVTEGDGFRYIYVQDEKGRVLVDTTEGSQLLGEVLNDTLTRKALAVNRILMQKQADIVDVAAPVMVGTRHLGIVRIGFSTERIREVTGIATQKIGDSINQAFAIIVRDIFLFLPAVFVPTATLGYIFIRSLISPIKNLTAGTERITRGDLTCRVEIKSKDELGQLAASFNKMTENLHETTVSKNYVDNIIRSIADTLIVVTPEATIKMVNQATCNLLDYQENELIGKPISLILAEEQHVKTILFDALSERGFICNVETVYVANGGRKIPMLLSGAAMNGDNTTQGIVVVGSDLTERKRIEKEIRNRAIQQEVVSKIGQRALAGIDLTTLLDEIVAMVAQTFSVEYSKILELLPDGKALLLRAGIGWKEGLVGQATVNAGYNSQAGYTILSGEPVIVGDLNLETRFNGPDMIFDHGVISGMSVIIQGKDRPFGVLGVHTTRQRTFTIDDVHFLQAIANVLAHAIERNQFIEKLGEKEERLELALWGTDLGLWDWNIQTGKVFYDKRLAEMLDYTLEEIELHGDSWEKLIHPDDMPGMTKILNDHLNGKIECYEANYRILNKSGEWLWILDRGKVVERDRYGKPLRVVGTHRNITTQKRAEARILYMANHDILTDLPNRALFLDRLEQELAHAHRNNRILAVIFLDLDRFKIINDTHGHAVGDLLLKAVAERLRGCIREGDTVSRMGGDEFTLIITDIVHPQDVVPIAQKIHSKVSLPFHLEGRELHITPSMGITLYPLDAKDADSLIKKADTAMYHSKEQGRGNFKFYTEEMNVTILERAALENNLRKAPEKEELVVYYQPQINLVTGQVIGIEALVRWQHPHLGMISPGKFIPIAEEAGLIVPLGEWVLKTACSQIKKWHDAGFSTLRLAVNISAYQFKQQNFVDMITRVLKETSLGPHSLEIELTEGVIMQINEQIITTLYKLKAVGIQFTIDDFGTGYSSLGYLKRFPVDALKIDQSFIQDITTNPDDVAIVKAIIAIAESLKLRVIAEGVETHEQVAVLQKLCCNNIQGYVYSRPLPAPDLEHLLRKAYCMEYQK from the coding sequence ATGTTTTACCTGAGAAGCATCAAGACAAAGTTCTGCTTATTCATTGCTTTATTAATCCTCCTGCCCATGGGACTCTTTGTTGGTGTGGCAATTCATATCCACCGAAGCAATCTCTCACAGGTGGAGAAAATGAACTCCTTCCTTTTGACAACAACTCTTATGAATGAATGGAAAGAGAAAACATATTCGATGGCGGCGCTTCTTGCAAAAGAATTTGCTCAACCTATTTTTGAACTGGATATTCACGAAATGAAATATCTTGCCAAATTGGTTACAGAAGGAGATGGATTCCGTTATATTTACGTCCAGGACGAAAAAGGAAGGGTGCTGGTTGATACTACTGAAGGTTCTCAGTTGCTGGGCGAAGTGCTCAATGATACGCTTACCAGGAAGGCGCTCGCTGTCAACCGGATACTCATGCAAAAACAGGCAGATATTGTTGATGTGGCGGCACCAGTTATGGTAGGAACTCGACATCTGGGCATTGTCCGTATTGGTTTTTCTACAGAAAGAATCCGGGAAGTTACCGGTATAGCGACACAGAAAATTGGTGATAGTATAAATCAAGCGTTTGCTATAATCGTCAGAGACATATTTCTTTTTCTGCCGGCAGTTTTTGTCCCGACCGCAACTCTTGGATATATCTTTATACGTAGTCTTATATCGCCGATAAAAAATCTTACCGCAGGAACTGAAAGAATAACCAGGGGAGATCTTACCTGTCGGGTTGAGATAAAATCGAAAGACGAACTCGGCCAACTAGCGGCTTCTTTTAATAAGATGACTGAAAATTTACACGAGACGACAGTATCAAAAAATTATGTGGATAATATTATCAGAAGCATAGCTGATACCCTTATTGTAGTAACTCCGGAAGCAACTATCAAAATGGTCAATCAGGCAACCTGCAACCTCCTGGATTATCAGGAGAACGAACTTATCGGCAAACCAATTTCTTTGATTTTAGCAGAAGAACAACACGTTAAGACAATCTTGTTTGATGCGCTGTCTGAAAGAGGTTTCATTTGCAATGTAGAAACTGTTTATGTGGCAAATGGCGGCAGAAAAATACCCATGCTTCTTTCCGGCGCAGCAATGAACGGAGATAATACGACGCAGGGAATAGTAGTTGTGGGATCGGACCTCACGGAACGCAAAAGGATAGAAAAGGAAATCAGAAACCGTGCAATACAACAAGAAGTTGTGTCAAAAATAGGTCAGCGTGCATTAGCCGGAATCGACCTCACAACCCTGTTGGATGAAATTGTTGCCATGGTTGCCCAAACCTTCTCGGTGGAGTATAGCAAAATATTAGAACTGCTTCCGGACGGCAAGGCCCTGTTGCTACGCGCAGGGATCGGATGGAAAGAAGGATTGGTGGGACAGGCGACTGTAAATGCCGGATACAACTCACAGGCCGGTTACACCATACTTTCCGGGGAACCTGTAATCGTCGGCGACCTGAACTTAGAAACTAGATTCAACGGACCGGATATGATCTTCGACCACGGGGTAATCAGCGGTATGAGTGTTATCATCCAGGGCAAGGATCGGCCATTCGGCGTACTGGGCGTACATACTACCAGACAACGAACGTTTACTATAGATGATGTCCATTTTTTACAAGCCATAGCAAATGTACTGGCGCATGCTATTGAACGCAACCAGTTTATAGAAAAGCTGGGAGAAAAGGAAGAACGGCTGGAACTGGCGCTGTGGGGCACTGATCTTGGGCTATGGGACTGGAACATTCAGACGGGCAAGGTCTTCTATGACAAACGATTGGCAGAGATGCTTGATTATACACTGGAAGAGATTGAGTTGCATGGCGATTCATGGGAGAAACTGATTCATCCTGATGATATGCCAGGGATGACAAAAATTCTCAATGACCATCTGAACGGAAAGATAGAGTGCTATGAGGCCAATTACCGAATCCTGAACAAGTCGGGTGAATGGTTGTGGATTTTAGATCGTGGTAAGGTTGTGGAGCGGGATAGATATGGCAAACCATTGCGGGTCGTAGGAACACATCGCAATATCACTACTCAAAAACGGGCAGAGGCCCGTATTCTTTATATGGCAAACCACGACATATTAACCGATCTGCCCAACCGCGCTCTATTTCTCGATCGTCTGGAGCAGGAACTTGCCCATGCACACCGCAACAATCGCATCCTGGCAGTGATATTCCTCGATCTGGACCGGTTTAAAATTATCAACGATACCCATGGGCACGCAGTTGGCGACCTGTTGCTCAAAGCAGTGGCAGAACGGCTAAGAGGCTGTATCCGTGAGGGTGATACTGTGTCTCGTATGGGTGGGGATGAATTTACCCTTATTATCACAGATATTGTCCATCCACAGGATGTTGTTCCTATTGCACAGAAAATTCACAGCAAAGTATCTCTTCCCTTCCATCTTGAGGGCCGTGAACTACACATAACCCCTAGCATGGGTATCACTCTCTATCCCTTAGATGCAAAAGACGCGGACAGTTTAATTAAAAAGGCAGATACCGCTATGTACCATTCGAAGGAACAAGGAAGAGGCAATTTTAAGTTCTACACAGAAGAGATGAATGTGACTATTCTTGAAAGAGCAGCTTTGGAAAATAACCTGCGAAAGGCGCCGGAAAAGGAAGAGCTCGTGGTATATTACCAGCCTCAGATAAACCTGGTCACCGGGCAAGTCATTGGTATAGAAGCCCTGGTACGCTGGCAACATCCGCACCTGGGAATGATCTCTCCTGGTAAATTTATTCCCATTGCTGAAGAAGCTGGTCTCATTGTACCTCTTGGTGAATGGGTATTGAAGACAGCGTGTTCCCAAATTAAGAAATGGCACGATGCGGGATTTTCCACGTTGCGCCTTGCTGTCAATATCTCAGCATATCAGTTTAAACAACAAAATTTTGTGGATATGATCACGCGCGTGCTTAAAGAAACAAGTCTTGGACCACACTCTCTGGAGATAGAACTTACGGAAGGGGTTATCATGCAAATAAACGAACAGATCATCACAACACTTTATAAACTGAAGGCGGTTGGAATACAATTCACTATTGATGATTTTGGCACAGGATACTCATCTCTGGGCTATTTAAAACGCTTTCCCGTAGATGCACTGAAAATCGACCAATCCTTTATACAAGATATCACCACAAATCCCGATGACGTGGCAATTGTCAAAGCTATTATTGCCATTGCAGAAAGCCTTAAACTGAGGGTCATTGCCGAAGGGGTTGAAACTCATGAGCAGGTTGCCGTATTGCAAAAACTCTGTTGTAATAACATCCAGGGATATGTATATAGCCGCCCTTTGCCGGCGCCTGACCTGGAGCACCTGTTACGCAAAGCCTACTGCATGGAATATCAAAAATAA
- the priA gene encoding replication restart helicase PriA — protein MPTSLLNQNSPSPYSTDIKSETHITSTNQLPQKLYAEVVVNIPLNKVFHYSVSPHLRENLTAGMRVKIPFGNKIIAGFCVGFTHTPFTDKTKDIIGVIDKIPLIDDLMLKITKWLSSHYCCGWGEAISAVIPPVVRSKKKEKWNGFVRRNEHTVTLDHDTLLNMKVRAPKQAKVLEILLEHPTEISAKELIRISGCKMPGLRQLEKKGFVILENKLPDAANTPRTIDRLQQHLTLTQEQQNAFDIINKKLEQPKPGIILLHGITGSGKTELYLQTITKALEYGRKAIYLVPEISLTPQTIQRIKARFDKVAVLHSNLLGTVHQSQWNDIKEGKVDIVVGARSSIFAPLKNVGLIIIDEEHENTYKQENIPRYNARDIAILRATCENALVIMGTATPSLESYSQALNGSYEKIVLSKRIGERQLPPVDIVDMGEEVRKRRGYNIISQRLQYYMNQSLARNEQVILFLNRRGFAPYIHCKRCGFVLKCHRCDIPMTFHKKFNTTLCHYCHAEAHPPESCPDCLANTMNYRGFGTEKIEDEIKNKFPNHTIIRMDSDSMRVRDAHEKALTAFERGEFQILLGTQMIAKGLDFPNVTLVGVISADTILNLPDFRASERTFQLISQVAGRTGRGTKGGRVVVQSFNPRHYSITYAAAHDYEGFARKELEYRKQLNYPPFGKLARIVFRSPQENKAKEKSSIVGDKLKELAKINGNHLEILGPSPAPMTKINNLFRWHILLKTQDHASIHTALHGVADMLKPTKSVQTMVDVDPYMML, from the coding sequence ATGCCTACCAGCCTCCTAAATCAGAACTCACCTTCACCATATTCCACTGATATCAAATCGGAAACGCACATCACGTCCACAAATCAGCTGCCTCAAAAATTATACGCTGAAGTGGTTGTCAATATTCCCTTAAATAAGGTGTTTCACTATAGTGTCTCCCCACATTTACGAGAAAACCTTACTGCTGGTATGCGGGTAAAAATACCCTTTGGCAATAAGATAATTGCCGGATTTTGTGTCGGATTTACCCACACTCCATTTACTGACAAAACAAAAGATATCATCGGTGTAATCGATAAGATCCCACTGATCGACGACCTCATGCTCAAGATTACAAAGTGGTTATCGTCTCATTACTGCTGTGGATGGGGAGAAGCGATCTCTGCCGTTATTCCACCCGTTGTGCGCAGTAAGAAAAAAGAGAAGTGGAATGGGTTTGTTCGGCGCAATGAACATACCGTGACACTCGACCATGATACCCTCTTAAACATGAAAGTCCGAGCGCCAAAACAGGCCAAGGTACTCGAAATCCTTTTAGAACATCCTACCGAAATAAGCGCCAAAGAATTGATCCGCATCAGTGGCTGCAAGATGCCCGGCCTTCGTCAATTGGAGAAAAAAGGTTTTGTCATCCTTGAAAACAAGCTTCCTGATGCAGCCAATACGCCTCGTACTATTGACCGATTGCAGCAACACTTAACCCTTACCCAGGAACAGCAAAACGCCTTTGATATCATTAACAAAAAACTTGAACAGCCCAAGCCGGGCATTATATTGCTTCACGGCATTACGGGCAGCGGGAAGACGGAACTCTACCTTCAAACCATCACAAAGGCGCTTGAGTATGGTCGCAAGGCCATATACCTCGTTCCTGAAATATCTCTCACCCCACAGACCATTCAAAGAATAAAGGCGCGGTTCGACAAGGTGGCCGTATTACACAGCAACCTCCTGGGAACCGTCCACCAATCGCAATGGAACGATATTAAAGAAGGCAAGGTGGACATAGTCGTCGGTGCGCGATCCTCCATATTTGCCCCTTTGAAAAATGTCGGATTGATCATTATCGATGAGGAACATGAAAACACCTATAAGCAGGAAAATATTCCCCGTTACAATGCCAGGGATATCGCTATACTCAGAGCGACCTGTGAAAACGCCCTGGTGATCATGGGGACGGCCACGCCCTCCCTGGAAAGTTACTCTCAGGCACTGAACGGAAGCTACGAAAAGATCGTCCTTTCAAAGAGGATTGGTGAACGGCAACTCCCCCCTGTCGATATTGTAGACATGGGTGAAGAAGTCCGCAAACGCCGTGGATACAACATTATTTCCCAACGGTTGCAATATTACATGAACCAATCCCTTGCCCGAAATGAACAGGTGATCTTGTTTTTGAACCGGAGAGGGTTTGCACCGTATATTCACTGTAAACGGTGTGGATTTGTACTAAAATGCCATCGATGTGATATCCCGATGACCTTTCATAAAAAATTTAATACTACGTTATGCCATTATTGCCATGCGGAAGCTCACCCCCCTGAATCATGCCCGGATTGCCTGGCCAATACTATGAACTATCGTGGTTTTGGGACAGAAAAAATTGAAGATGAAATCAAGAACAAGTTCCCCAATCATACAATCATACGGATGGACAGCGATTCCATGCGTGTACGTGATGCACACGAAAAGGCCTTGACTGCATTTGAACGGGGGGAGTTCCAGATATTGCTCGGTACACAGATGATTGCAAAGGGATTGGATTTTCCCAATGTTACCCTGGTAGGGGTAATCTCGGCAGACACGATACTGAACCTGCCCGATTTCCGTGCAAGCGAACGGACATTCCAACTCATTTCACAGGTTGCAGGCCGGACAGGCAGGGGAACAAAGGGCGGGCGGGTAGTGGTGCAATCCTTTAACCCCAGACACTACAGCATCACGTATGCAGCAGCCCATGATTATGAAGGATTTGCAAGAAAAGAACTGGAATACAGAAAACAATTGAATTATCCTCCTTTTGGAAAATTAGCACGGATTGTCTTCCGGAGTCCGCAGGAAAACAAAGCCAAAGAGAAATCCTCTATCGTTGGCGACAAACTGAAAGAACTTGCAAAAATCAATGGGAACCATCTGGAAATACTCGGACCGTCACCGGCCCCCATGACGAAAATCAATAACCTGTTCAGATGGCATATTTTATTAAAGACACAAGACCATGCAAGTATTCACACCGCCCTCCACGGCGTAGCAGACATGCTAAAACCGACAAAAAGCGTGCAAACGATGGTTGATGTTGACCCCTATATGATGTTATGA
- a CDS encoding type II toxin-antitoxin system RelE/ParE family toxin encodes MIKSFKDKDTEKLYVTSKSRKFASSVYKIGLRKLDYLNAAHTLNDLKVPPGNKLEALKGSYEGKHSIRINDQYRIVFRFEGSHAYDVEITDYH; translated from the coding sequence GTGATTAAATCCTTCAAAGATAAAGATACTGAAAAATTGTATGTAACAAGTAAAAGCAGAAAGTTTGCCTCTTCTGTGTATAAAATTGGATTACGGAAATTAGATTATCTGAATGCAGCACATACCTTGAATGATTTAAAAGTGCCACCAGGAAACAAGCTGGAAGCATTAAAAGGCAGTTATGAAGGGAAACACAGCATAAGGATTAACGATCAATACCGTATCGTATTTAGGTTTGAAGGATCACATGCTTATGATGTGGAAATTACAGACTATCATTAA
- a CDS encoding HigA family addiction module antitoxin, translating into MIALKRKPTHPGEILKKDFLESLGLTQSQLAKEIHTTFRTINEIVNEKRNISPEMAVRLSRYFETSAELWLNLQSQYDLYIVTEKRGDSLKDIKPFRRPVKAGEMETV; encoded by the coding sequence ATGATTGCATTAAAAAGAAAGCCAACGCATCCGGGCGAAATCTTAAAGAAGGATTTTTTAGAATCTTTAGGGTTGACTCAATCACAGTTAGCAAAAGAAATTCATACCACATTTAGGACGATAAATGAAATCGTGAATGAGAAAAGGAATATCAGTCCTGAAATGGCCGTTAGATTATCAAGGTATTTTGAAACATCGGCTGAACTCTGGTTAAATCTTCAAAGCCAGTACGATCTTTATATTGTAACTGAAAAAAGGGGCGACAGCTTGAAAGACATAAAACCCTTTAGAAGACCTGTTAAGGCCGGAGAGATGGAGACGGTTTAA
- a CDS encoding ribbon-helix-helix domain-containing protein, with translation MEGIKFFNFAIPIETYKKLKARSNRTGKPISEMLREAIEIVLKTRNGNPTTTKG, from the coding sequence ATGGAAGGAATTAAGTTTTTCAATTTTGCAATTCCAATCGAGACATATAAAAAACTCAAAGCCCGTTCCAATAGAACGGGGAAGCCTATTTCTGAAATGTTGAGGGAGGCGATTGAGATTGTTTTGAAAACACGAAACGGGAACCCGACTACAACGAAAGGCTAG
- a CDS encoding bifunctional DNA primase/polymerase produces the protein MKSTLEAALSYRNQGFSIVPSNPRTKAPLVPWAEFQGRMPTENEVVSWFKQYPKAMISLVTGQNSGVTVVDADSPEAISRIEEILPESLELPCVQTPRGGKHFYFAYDPSIPTKAGVLPNIDTRSDGGCCVCPPSCNSSGKKYIWLNGSELPREALPEMPEGLYRMLTETQSQPTAMCATSREHTINNIHTIYNKKLIIGRVTTILTTPLLSFPKVVETQICLHLPIPL, from the coding sequence ATGAAATCGACACTTGAAGCGGCATTGTCATATCGAAATCAAGGATTCAGCATTGTCCCATCGAATCCCCGGACAAAGGCTCCATTGGTTCCATGGGCTGAATTTCAAGGCCGGATGCCGACCGAAAATGAAGTTGTTTCGTGGTTTAAACAATATCCCAAGGCAATGATTTCGCTAGTAACCGGCCAAAACTCCGGGGTAACGGTAGTTGATGCAGATTCTCCAGAGGCTATTTCCAGAATTGAAGAAATTCTTCCAGAATCTCTTGAACTGCCCTGTGTGCAAACTCCGAGGGGTGGCAAACATTTCTATTTTGCTTACGATCCATCTATACCCACAAAAGCCGGGGTGCTTCCTAATATTGATACCCGGAGTGATGGCGGTTGTTGCGTGTGCCCTCCCTCTTGCAATAGTAGTGGCAAAAAATATATATGGTTGAACGGTTCCGAACTTCCCAGAGAAGCCTTGCCGGAAATGCCTGAGGGCTTGTACCGTATGTTAACTGAGACTCAGTCTCAACCCACTGCCATGTGTGCGACCTCAAGGGAGCACACCATTAATAACATACATACTATATATAATAAAAAACTAATAATAGGGAGGGTGACGACAATTTTGACGACACCCCTCCTCTCTTTTCCGAAGGTCGTCGAGACACAGATTTGTTTACACTTGCCAATTCCCTTGTAA
- a CDS encoding helix-turn-helix transcriptional regulator, with the protein MKRYANIKEVSEYTSLPVKTLYEWASLGRIPSIKLGRRVLFDLNDIDNFMSSLKRDTGHDKKIIKKVIADVC; encoded by the coding sequence ATGAAACGGTACGCAAATATTAAAGAAGTTTCTGAATATACGTCTTTGCCCGTTAAAACGCTTTACGAATGGGCAAGCTTAGGACGCATTCCTTCCATTAAACTGGGGAGGCGTGTCCTGTTTGATCTGAATGATATTGATAATTTTATGTCTTCCCTTAAGCGTGATACTGGCCATGATAAAAAAATCATTAAAAAGGTTATTGCCGATGTATGCTAA
- a CDS encoding tyrosine-type recombinase/integrase produces the protein MFKRDGVWWVSITYGGRRIRRSTGTPKLELAKAIEAKLRTELIEGKYFDRCEGEEKTFQDMADRFMLEYAPKNSKRTQMHYKTTLGHALPFFGNMKLTSITPKRIAEYKAMRYSRGIKPGTFNLERAMFSKMFNVAIREWEWLKENSVSKVSRDRENNHRDRWLSIEDERRLLENMPEWLREIVLLALHTGLRQDELLSLTWDRANLLQRTIVIQKSKNGRARTIPLTSVAMGILEEKARIRNLKTDLVFTNTIGKKIGKSWVLENFIIARKKAGLDDFHFHDLRHTFATRLAQRGVDLYTISKLLGHVNIAMTQRYAHHCQESLRAGIAVLENSGHDLVTVGEIRNVSNA, from the coding sequence ATGTTTAAGCGTGACGGGGTATGGTGGGTATCCATTACGTATGGAGGGAGAAGGATAAGGAGGAGTACAGGGACACCAAAATTAGAGCTTGCAAAGGCTATTGAAGCCAAGTTAAGGACGGAATTAATTGAGGGAAAATATTTCGACCGATGCGAAGGGGAAGAAAAAACGTTTCAAGACATGGCAGACCGCTTCATGTTAGAGTATGCGCCGAAGAACTCGAAAAGGACGCAAATGCATTACAAGACAACCCTGGGGCATGCATTGCCTTTTTTTGGCAATATGAAGTTGACTTCGATCACACCAAAAAGGATAGCAGAATATAAAGCCATGAGGTACAGCAGGGGGATTAAACCGGGCACGTTTAATTTAGAACGGGCGATGTTTTCAAAGATGTTTAACGTTGCTATCCGGGAATGGGAATGGTTGAAGGAAAACTCAGTTAGTAAGGTTTCCAGAGACAGGGAAAATAACCATCGTGACAGGTGGTTATCTATAGAAGACGAACGGCGGTTATTGGAGAATATGCCTGAATGGTTGCGGGAAATTGTGTTATTGGCCCTACACACAGGTTTAAGACAAGACGAATTGCTTTCATTGACATGGGACAGGGCAAACCTTCTGCAAAGGACAATTGTTATCCAGAAGTCAAAAAACGGAAGGGCAAGGACTATCCCTTTAACCAGTGTTGCAATGGGTATTCTGGAAGAAAAGGCACGGATAAGGAATTTAAAGACAGACCTGGTATTTACGAATACTATAGGCAAAAAAATCGGTAAAAGCTGGGTGTTGGAGAATTTTATCATCGCTAGAAAGAAGGCGGGGCTTGATGACTTCCATTTTCATGACCTCAGACACACCTTTGCCACACGGCTTGCACAAAGAGGGGTTGACCTGTATACTATTTCAAAACTATTAGGCCATGTCAACATTGCCATGACACAGCGTTATGCACATCATTGCCAGGAAAGTTTAAGGGCGGGGATTGCAGTTTTGGAAAATTCAGGTCACGATTTAGTCACAGTTGGAGAAATCAGAAATGTGTCTAATGCCTGA
- the guaB gene encoding IMP dehydrogenase, protein MSPNGLDAKTFFEREGGITYNDFILLPGHIDFTLDKIGLETNLTRNIKIKRPVVSSPMDTVTESRMAISMAMLGGIGIIHYNNSIEEQVKEVRRVKRFENGFITEPVVLSPNHTIRDVDTLKETYGFSGIPITEDGTLNSKLIGIVTKRDIDFEENRTKKLKEVMTTQLVTAPAGISLAEGNRILKESKKGKLPLVDKKGRLVSLMSRTDLLKNEDFPFASKNKDKQLLVGAALSTREDDKERLAELVKAGVDIIVIDSSQGDSVFQINTIKYIKQKYPQLDVVGGNVVTAKQCKSLIDAGVDALRIGMGSGSICITQDTLAVGRAQGSAVYHTAKFSKEYANIPVIADGGIANIGHIVKALSLGASTVMMGGLLAGTSESPGEYFYEGGVRVKKYRGMASHEAMEKGGGKRYLSVEDRIKVAQGVTGTVVDKGSAIHLVQYLMQSLLHSLQELGLRNIQELHNGLYEGTLRFEMRSPSAQTEGAVHNLYSFKEPHLGLLRMGR, encoded by the coding sequence ATGTCACCCAACGGATTGGACGCTAAAACATTTTTTGAGCGTGAAGGAGGTATCACCTATAATGATTTTATCCTACTGCCTGGTCATATTGATTTTACTCTCGACAAGATTGGTCTTGAGACCAACCTAACCCGTAACATAAAGATCAAAAGGCCCGTGGTTAGCTCTCCCATGGATACCGTAACTGAATCAAGGATGGCTATCAGCATGGCCATGCTTGGAGGTATCGGTATCATTCATTACAACAACAGCATCGAGGAACAGGTGAAGGAGGTGCGAAGGGTTAAAAGATTCGAGAATGGATTTATTACAGAACCTGTAGTCCTCAGCCCAAACCACACCATCCGGGATGTCGATACCCTCAAAGAAACCTATGGCTTTTCAGGTATCCCAATTACTGAAGATGGCACATTAAACTCGAAACTTATTGGTATCGTAACCAAGAGGGATATTGATTTTGAGGAAAATCGAACCAAAAAATTAAAAGAGGTAATGACCACCCAATTGGTTACCGCGCCAGCCGGGATTTCTCTTGCCGAGGGAAACAGGATACTGAAAGAAAGCAAGAAGGGAAAACTTCCCCTTGTTGATAAAAAAGGCCGTCTCGTATCTCTCATGAGTCGCACCGATTTACTGAAGAATGAGGACTTCCCCTTTGCTTCGAAAAACAAGGATAAACAACTCCTCGTTGGGGCAGCGCTTTCTACACGGGAGGATGATAAAGAACGGCTGGCAGAACTGGTGAAGGCAGGCGTCGATATTATCGTGATTGATTCCTCACAGGGTGATTCTGTTTTTCAAATTAACACGATCAAATACATCAAGCAAAAATACCCGCAGCTCGATGTGGTAGGAGGAAATGTCGTCACCGCCAAACAGTGCAAATCATTAATTGATGCAGGCGTCGATGCCCTTCGTATTGGTATGGGCAGCGGTTCTATCTGTATTACACAGGATACCCTTGCTGTGGGAAGGGCTCAGGGCTCGGCTGTGTACCATACCGCAAAATTCTCTAAAGAATACGCCAATATCCCTGTTATTGCGGACGGTGGCATAGCCAATATTGGGCACATTGTAAAGGCGTTATCCCTGGGCGCCAGCACGGTTATGATGGGAGGCTTGCTTGCCGGTACCAGTGAATCCCCCGGTGAATATTTTTACGAAGGTGGGGTTCGTGTGAAAAAATATCGGGGCATGGCGTCTCATGAGGCTATGGAAAAAGGAGGAGGAAAAAGGTATCTCTCTGTCGAAGACCGGATAAAAGTTGCGCAGGGTGTTACCGGTACGGTTGTAGATAAGGGGTCAGCCATCCATCTGGTTCAATACCTGATGCAAAGCTTACTCCATTCATTGCAGGAGCTTGGGCTCAGAAACATTCAAGAACTTCATAACGGACTCTATGAAGGTACACTCCGGTTTGAAATGCGGTCACCATCAGCCCAAACGGAAGGGGCCGTCCACAACCTTTACTCTTTTAAGGAACCGCATCTGGGTTTGTTACGAATGGGGAGATAA